A portion of the Vulpes vulpes isolate BD-2025 chromosome 5, VulVul3, whole genome shotgun sequence genome contains these proteins:
- the LOC112912037 gene encoding olfactory receptor 4P4-like — MTSQRNISEFVLLGLSYDQSIQIFCFVIFLLCYVALLAGNLLILISIRCSSLFHQPMYYFLIHLSLIDICYTSTVTPKLIGDLLVERKTISYDNCMLQVFTMHFFGGIEIFILTAMAFDRYAAICKPLHYVIIMNRTRCNLLVLAAWAGGAIHAFPLFSTAIGLPFCGPNEIDHYFCDIFPLLKVACTDTYITGVLVIAFSGMVALVTFIVLSFSYGIILFTLRNLSTEGRRKALSTCWSHITVVILFFGPVIFIYLRPPTTFPEDKIFALFYTIIAPMFNPLIYTLRNSEMKKAVRKVWCPSVFSKEACN; from the coding sequence ATGACAAGCCAGAGAAACATCTCCGAATTCGTACTTCTAGGACTTTCATATGACCAGAgcatacaaatattttgttttgtcattttcttactCTGTTATGTTGCTCTGTTGGCAGGAAATCTTCTGATCCTTATCTCCATTCGATGCAGCTCTCTTTTTCACCAACCAATGTACTACTTCCTTATACACTTATCCTTAATAGACATCTGCTACACCTCTACAGTTACACCCAAGTTAATTGGTGACTTGCTAGTGGAAAGGAAAACCATCTCCTATGACAATTGCATGTTACAGGTCTTTACAATGCACTTCTTTGGAGGCATTGAGATCTTCATTCTCACCGCCATGGCCTTTGATCGCTATGCTGCCATCTGCAAACCTCTCCACTATGTGATTATCATGAACAGGACAAGATGCAATCTCCTAGTCTTAGCTGCTTGGGCTGGTGGGGCCATTCatgcctttcctttattttctactGCAATTGGTTTGCCCTTCTGTGGTCCTAATGAAATTGATCACTACTTTTgtgatatttttcctttgcttaaagTGGCCTGTACTGATACTTACATCACTGGTGTCCTTGTGATTGCCTTTTCGGGTATGGTCGCATTAGTTACCTTTATTGTCTTATCTTTTTCTTATGGCATTATACTGTTCACTTTAAGAAATCTCTCAACTGAAGGAAGACGCAAAGCCCTCTCTACCTGTTGGTCTCATATCACTGTGGTCATCTTATTTTTTGGGCCTGTAATCTTTATCTACCTTAGGCCACCTACCACTTTTCCTGAGGACAAAATATTTGCTCTGTTTTACACCATCATTGCTCCTATGTTCAATCCCTTAATCTATACTCTGAGAAATTCAGAGATGAAAAAAGCCGTGAGGAAAGTTTGGTGTCCATCAGTATTTTCAAAGGAAGCATGTAATTAA